In Pseudomonas sp. R76, one genomic interval encodes:
- a CDS encoding LysR substrate-binding domain-containing protein, whose product MKLPPLAALRAFEALARLGKVNLAAAELHVTHSAVSHQIRSLEEYLDMALVMRNKRALALTDEGRVYAYQIRQALGEIAGVTEKLMAKTKHPQLTVSVLPSYAMHWLLPRLQDFRAAHPELHLRLESSMEFASFDQGPLDCAIRFGHGQWPDVHCEPLMGDSLLVVAARDFNHGVLPDTAQAILEQPLLHASESWPIWLGAAGVEEQRPQASLEFTDSTLMLEAVRLGHGVALTRRSIAHSLIQRGELVRLTDIEPIHTSRYFLVWPAGSKHSAQLTSLHTWLKDQVVIYQGSL is encoded by the coding sequence TTGAAACTGCCCCCCCTCGCGGCCTTACGGGCCTTCGAAGCATTGGCCCGGCTGGGAAAGGTGAACCTTGCCGCCGCCGAATTACACGTTACCCACAGTGCCGTCAGCCATCAGATCCGTTCGCTTGAAGAGTATCTGGACATGGCGCTGGTGATGCGCAACAAACGGGCCCTTGCGCTGACTGATGAGGGCCGTGTGTATGCCTATCAAATCAGGCAGGCGCTGGGTGAGATCGCCGGGGTAACGGAAAAACTCATGGCAAAAACCAAGCACCCGCAACTGACCGTATCAGTGCTGCCCTCCTATGCCATGCATTGGTTACTGCCGCGCCTGCAAGATTTCAGGGCTGCACACCCGGAGCTGCACCTGAGGCTGGAGTCGAGCATGGAATTCGCCAGCTTCGATCAAGGTCCGCTCGATTGCGCGATCCGCTTCGGCCATGGTCAATGGCCGGATGTGCATTGTGAACCGCTGATGGGCGATTCACTGCTGGTGGTCGCCGCGCGCGACTTCAACCACGGCGTGCTGCCCGACACCGCGCAAGCCATCCTTGAGCAGCCGCTGCTGCACGCCAGTGAAAGCTGGCCCATCTGGCTGGGTGCAGCGGGCGTGGAAGAGCAACGCCCTCAAGCCTCGCTGGAGTTCACCGACTCTACGTTGATGCTCGAAGCCGTCAGGCTGGGGCATGGCGTCGCGCTGACCCGTCGCTCGATTGCCCATTCGCTGATTCAACGTGGGGAACTGGTCAGGCTCACCGACATTGAGCCGATTCACACCTCGCGCTACTTCCTGGTCTGGCCGGCTGGCAGTAAACATTCAGCGCAATTAACTTCATTGCACACCTGGCTCAAAGATCAAGTTGTGATCTATCAGGGCAGCTTATAA
- a CDS encoding cytochrome b, giving the protein MQLRNSSARYGWVSMVLHWGVALVVFGLFALGLWMVGLDYYSAWRKDAPDLHKSIGITLFAIMLVRIVWRLVSPPPPPLASYSRLTRIGAAFGHAFLYLGLFAVMIAGYLISTADGVGIPVFGLFEIPAVVSGLPDQADTAGVVHLYLAWVLVVFAGLHGVAALKHHFIDRDATLTRMLGRKA; this is encoded by the coding sequence ATGCAACTACGTAATTCATCGGCCCGCTATGGTTGGGTCAGTATGGTTTTGCACTGGGGCGTTGCCCTGGTGGTGTTCGGTTTGTTCGCGCTGGGCCTGTGGATGGTCGGTCTCGACTACTACAGTGCATGGCGCAAAGACGCGCCTGACCTGCACAAGAGCATTGGCATCACGCTGTTCGCCATCATGCTGGTGCGCATCGTCTGGCGTTTGGTCAGCCCGCCACCTCCACCGCTGGCCAGCTACAGCCGCTTGACCCGTATTGGCGCTGCATTTGGCCACGCGTTCCTTTATCTCGGGCTGTTTGCCGTGATGATTGCCGGTTACCTGATTTCCACCGCAGACGGTGTCGGTATCCCGGTGTTTGGCCTGTTTGAGATTCCTGCCGTGGTTTCCGGGCTACCGGACCAGGCAGACACCGCCGGCGTGGTGCACCTGTACCTCGCCTGGGTGTTGGTGGTCTTCGCCGGCTTGCACGGCGTGGCTGCGTTGAAACACCACTTTATCGATCGTGATGCGACCCTCACGCGAATGCTGGGGCGCAAAGCCTGA
- a CDS encoding YceI family protein produces MLKKTLAALAIGSALLSAGSAMAADYVVDKEGQHAFVDFKISHLGYSFITGTFKDLDGKFSFDAAKPEDSKIEFNVRTASVFTNHAERDKHIASKDFLDVGKFADAKFVSTSVKTTGKNAAGQVTADVTGDLTFHGVTKPIVVKATFLGEGKDPWGGYRAGFEGTTSFNRQDFGKQMDLGPASNTVELYVTFEGVKAK; encoded by the coding sequence ATGTTGAAAAAGACTCTCGCCGCTCTGGCAATCGGTTCTGCGCTGCTGTCCGCAGGTTCAGCGATGGCCGCTGATTATGTTGTCGACAAGGAAGGTCAGCACGCCTTCGTTGATTTCAAGATCAGCCACTTGGGCTACAGCTTCATCACCGGTACTTTCAAGGACCTGGACGGTAAGTTCAGCTTTGACGCTGCCAAGCCTGAAGACAGCAAAATCGAGTTCAACGTACGTACCGCCAGCGTGTTCACCAACCACGCCGAACGTGACAAGCACATCGCCAGCAAAGACTTCCTGGACGTGGGCAAGTTTGCCGATGCCAAGTTCGTTTCCACCAGTGTTAAAACCACCGGTAAAAATGCTGCAGGCCAAGTCACTGCCGACGTGACCGGCGACCTGACCTTTCACGGTGTGACCAAGCCGATCGTGGTCAAGGCTACGTTCCTGGGTGAAGGCAAGGATCCATGGGGCGGCTACCGTGCCGGTTTTGAAGGCACCACCAGCTTCAACCGTCAGGACTTCGGCAAGCAGATGGACCTGGGCCCAGCGTCCAACACTGTTGAGCTGTACGTGACCTTTGAAGGTGTGAAAGCGAAGTAA
- a CDS encoding nuclear transport factor 2 family protein, with protein sequence MIDEIQAFLKDYFSVLQTQDLKAFDQVFHRGCVLYSAQNADVVVRPFAEYRTMVQGRQSPQAGGFPQLDEVLMIDVMSSEMAIVKVRLRLFNNVMVDYLNLMKVDGRWMIFAKLFHKAGEASDQ encoded by the coding sequence GTGATAGATGAAATTCAAGCGTTTCTGAAAGACTATTTTAGTGTCTTGCAAACTCAGGATCTGAAGGCGTTCGATCAAGTGTTTCATCGCGGGTGCGTGTTATATAGCGCGCAAAATGCGGATGTGGTCGTGCGGCCCTTTGCCGAGTACCGGACCATGGTTCAAGGCCGTCAGTCGCCGCAGGCAGGCGGTTTTCCGCAACTTGATGAAGTGCTGATGATTGATGTGATGTCCTCGGAAATGGCCATCGTGAAAGTGCGTTTGCGCTTGTTCAATAATGTAATGGTCGACTATTTGAACCTGATGAAAGTTGACGGTCGCTGGATGATCTTCGCAAAACTTTTTCATAAGGCGGGCGAAGCATCCGATCAATGA
- a CDS encoding DEAD/DEAH box helicase, with translation MSFASLGLSEALVRAIEAAGYTEPTPVQQRAIPAVLQGRDLMVAAQTGTGKTGGFALPILERLFPNGHPDKSQRHGPRQPRVLVLTPTRELAAQVHDSFKLYARDLKFVSACIFGGVGMNPQVQAMSRGVDVLVACPGRLLDLCGQGSVDLSHVEILVLDEADRMLDMGFVHDVKKVLARLPAKRQNLLFSATFSQDITALAGKLLHNPERIEVTPPNTTVERIEQRVFRLAASHKRALLAHLITAGAWEQVLVFTRTKHGANRLAEYLDKHGLTAVAIHGNKSQNARTKALADFKAGSVRILVATDIAARGLDIDQLPHVVNFELPNVDEDYVHRIGRTGRAGRSGEAISLVAPDEEKLLKSIERMTKQKIADGDLMGFDASAVEAEKPEARERPDVRNPRNPRGPKGDGPNGGGGGGGRRDKGKDKGGKEKAPTNGRGERPAREQKPREGTPAREQRQPSQPPRAAADRAPDEFLDDDVDNFGNRVDYVPQAKPAQGRGRRPGAPAQGAGAGAPRGGQPQGGRQNGPRNSSGGTTGTPPAKRSGPRNGAPRDGQARREDSRSNNRRPARDDQPRLSEPAVQNPRGGPAPKIIHKESKADRFPTPEQLDQLPGRPRGEKPALLTRNR, from the coding sequence ATGTCCTTTGCTTCCCTCGGTCTCTCCGAGGCTTTAGTCCGCGCCATCGAGGCAGCGGGCTATACCGAGCCTACTCCGGTGCAACAGCGGGCCATTCCCGCCGTGTTGCAAGGTCGCGACCTGATGGTTGCGGCTCAGACAGGTACTGGTAAAACCGGTGGTTTCGCCCTCCCGATTCTGGAGCGGTTGTTCCCCAATGGTCACCCAGACAAATCCCAGCGTCATGGCCCGCGCCAACCGCGCGTTCTGGTCCTGACCCCTACCCGCGAACTCGCCGCCCAGGTGCACGACAGCTTCAAGCTGTATGCCCGCGACTTGAAGTTCGTCAGCGCCTGCATCTTCGGCGGCGTCGGCATGAACCCACAGGTTCAGGCCATGTCCCGCGGTGTTGATGTGCTGGTCGCCTGCCCGGGTCGTTTGCTCGACCTGTGCGGCCAAGGCAGCGTCGACTTGTCCCACGTGGAAATCCTCGTGCTGGACGAAGCCGACCGCATGCTCGACATGGGCTTTGTCCATGACGTGAAAAAAGTCCTCGCCCGCCTGCCGGCCAAACGCCAGAACCTGCTGTTCTCGGCCACGTTCTCCCAGGACATCACTGCCCTGGCCGGCAAGCTGCTGCATAACCCGGAACGCATCGAAGTCACGCCGCCGAACACCACGGTCGAGCGTATCGAGCAACGTGTCTTCCGCCTGGCCGCCAGCCACAAGCGTGCGCTGCTGGCGCACCTGATCACCGCCGGCGCCTGGGAACAAGTGCTGGTGTTCACCCGCACCAAGCACGGCGCCAACCGCCTGGCCGAGTACCTGGACAAGCATGGCCTGACCGCCGTCGCCATCCACGGCAACAAGAGCCAGAACGCTCGCACCAAAGCCCTGGCCGACTTCAAGGCCGGTTCTGTGCGCATCCTGGTCGCCACCGATATCGCCGCCCGCGGCCTGGATATCGACCAGTTGCCACACGTGGTCAACTTCGAGCTGCCAAACGTCGACGAAGATTATGTGCACCGTATCGGCCGTACCGGCCGTGCCGGGCGTTCGGGTGAAGCCATTTCCCTGGTCGCACCGGACGAAGAAAAACTGCTGAAAAGCATCGAACGCATGACCAAGCAGAAAATCGCCGACGGCGACCTGATGGGCTTCGATGCCAGCGCCGTTGAGGCCGAGAAGCCTGAAGCGCGCGAGCGTCCGGACGTACGTAACCCACGCAACCCACGCGGTCCTAAGGGCGATGGCCCGAACGGCGGCGGTGGTGGCGGTGGCCGTCGCGACAAGGGCAAAGACAAGGGCGGCAAGGAAAAAGCGCCCACCAACGGCCGTGGCGAACGCCCAGCCCGCGAGCAGAAACCCCGTGAAGGCACCCCGGCCCGCGAACAGCGCCAGCCAAGCCAGCCGCCACGCGCTGCAGCCGACCGCGCCCCGGACGAGTTCCTCGACGACGACGTGGATAACTTCGGTAACCGCGTTGACTACGTGCCCCAGGCCAAACCGGCCCAGGGCCGTGGCCGTCGTCCAGGTGCTCCGGCACAGGGCGCTGGCGCTGGCGCCCCACGTGGCGGCCAGCCACAAGGCGGCCGTCAGAATGGCCCGCGCAACAGCAGCGGCGGCACCACCGGTACTCCGCCTGCCAAGCGCAGCGGCCCGCGCAATGGCGCACCGCGTGACGGCCAGGCGCGTCGTGAAGATTCGCGCAGCAACAACCGTCGCCCGGCCCGTGATGACCAGCCACGCTTGTCCGAGCCGGCCGTGCAGAACCCGCGCGGTGGCCCGGCACCGAAGATCATCCACAAGGAGTCGAAAGCTGACCGCTTCCCGACACCTGAGCAGCTGGATCAGTTGCCAGGCCGCCCTCGTGGTGAGAAACCAGCGTTGCTGACCCGCAACCGCTGA
- a CDS encoding substrate-binding periplasmic protein, with protein MPVILKLLTTVLFTCLSLTAYGEKLRIVTEPWAPYVYDENGSMRGLDYETTVIVFQRLGVDVEWQFLPWKRCLAMLDQGHADGALDIFHSHERDALLLYPSEPLSDVEFVLFYANDRPHPAQTLDDLRGLTVGTSPGYLYGDSFSDSTLFNREPAPSHEANFGKLSLGRVDLVITDRRVGQHVIKAMGLEGKVSQAPVVVSRQAQFLAVRRGAGMDLLVQRFAAELKRFKQEPAYALLSAKYGGVKDITASEHTVEQQESGAP; from the coding sequence GGCGAGAAACTGCGCATTGTCACCGAGCCCTGGGCGCCTTACGTATACGACGAAAACGGCAGCATGCGCGGCCTGGATTACGAAACCACGGTGATCGTGTTCCAGCGTCTGGGTGTGGACGTGGAGTGGCAGTTCCTGCCCTGGAAACGCTGCCTGGCCATGCTCGACCAAGGCCACGCCGACGGCGCGCTGGATATTTTCCACAGCCATGAACGCGACGCTTTGCTGCTCTACCCCAGTGAGCCGCTGTCGGATGTGGAGTTTGTGCTGTTCTACGCCAACGACCGCCCTCACCCAGCCCAAACCCTGGATGATTTGCGCGGGCTGACCGTGGGTACTTCGCCGGGTTACCTGTATGGCGACAGCTTCAGCGACTCCACGTTGTTCAACCGCGAGCCGGCGCCCAGCCACGAAGCCAACTTCGGCAAGCTGTCGCTGGGGCGCGTCGATCTGGTGATTACGGATCGCCGGGTGGGCCAGCATGTGATCAAGGCCATGGGCCTGGAGGGCAAGGTCAGCCAGGCTCCTGTGGTGGTCAGCCGCCAGGCGCAGTTTCTCGCCGTGCGTCGTGGCGCAGGCATGGACCTGCTGGTGCAGCGCTTCGCCGCCGAACTCAAGCGCTTCAAACAGGAGCCGGCGTACGCCCTCTTGAGTGCCAAATATGGCGGAGTCAAAGACATTACTGCCTCAGAACACACCGTTGAGCAGCAGGAAAGCGGCGCGCCGTGA